One genomic segment of Vagococcus intermedius includes these proteins:
- a CDS encoding helix-turn-helix domain-containing protein: MFAIFFKKNELRTMSLLTKIASQSFVAKSDLIATLETTKTTLNRDINELDTILKKYPDMPQILNHRNHLKLLPGKKNYNINSLLLVVIHLYLQNSYSYQIIQTLVTSKKILLQDFCEKIAISKSYFMQVLANLNDYLKEYHLQIKIKDNTVQFEGPIENIFFFSFLMMDAHTKLFHMHDCHYVKTLQDVETKLAQDINANFNPVNTRKALNLYYQFELYKDELEAMVMTNPDSFDLTKIFEEFYPIFDAELPDQYRAYLSFLVNISFTQLRNEEQHIKTLEKLNHHKHPLIIDAAEIANVMLTLIPPLPPSQQTIFKGTIITNFIYLLTFNSELKRPFNNVQLLRDILDEQERHVPVNLKDKLIQQEFKKLNLNNLLPLFFEHLSIFEYVLEIFYWQNTQTKLHIYLDFENSIIFEEHLKNQLNQLFNKDALIFDQTDDSPDIIVSDQLYKTDQAKYFFYYASIQSETLLEELLAFLTKIYFDKRKDNLAAKTKKSTLFI; encoded by the coding sequence TTGTTTGCCATATTTTTTAAGAAAAATGAACTTCGAACAATGAGCCTTTTGACCAAAATAGCATCCCAATCTTTTGTGGCAAAATCCGATTTAATAGCTACCTTAGAGACTACTAAAACTACATTAAATCGTGATATAAATGAACTCGATACTATTTTAAAAAAATACCCTGACATGCCACAGATATTAAATCATCGAAATCATTTAAAGCTACTTCCAGGTAAAAAAAATTACAATATAAATTCTTTATTACTCGTAGTCATTCACTTATATTTACAAAATTCGTATTCATATCAAATTATTCAAACGCTTGTCACCTCTAAAAAAATTCTCTTGCAAGATTTTTGTGAAAAAATTGCTATTTCAAAAAGTTATTTTATGCAAGTTTTAGCTAATTTAAATGATTATCTAAAAGAGTATCACTTACAAATTAAAATAAAAGATAATACTGTTCAGTTTGAGGGGCCGATTGAAAATATTTTTTTCTTCTCTTTTTTAATGATGGATGCTCATACTAAATTATTTCACATGCATGATTGTCATTATGTCAAAACACTTCAGGATGTTGAAACCAAATTAGCTCAAGATATCAATGCAAATTTCAACCCTGTCAATACCCGAAAAGCGCTAAACTTATACTATCAGTTTGAATTGTACAAAGACGAATTAGAAGCAATGGTCATGACTAATCCAGATTCATTTGACCTTACTAAAATTTTCGAAGAATTTTATCCTATTTTTGATGCCGAATTACCTGATCAATATCGTGCTTATTTATCTTTTTTAGTAAATATTTCCTTCACACAATTGCGAAATGAAGAGCAACATATCAAAACACTAGAAAAGTTAAATCATCACAAACATCCCTTAATAATAGATGCTGCGGAGATAGCCAATGTCATGCTAACCCTAATCCCTCCTCTTCCTCCTTCTCAACAAACTATTTTTAAGGGAACAATTATTACAAATTTTATTTATCTACTTACCTTTAATAGTGAATTAAAAAGACCCTTTAATAATGTTCAACTACTTCGTGACATCCTAGATGAACAAGAACGTCACGTCCCTGTTAATTTAAAAGATAAATTAATCCAACAAGAGTTTAAAAAACTAAATCTCAATAACTTATTACCACTCTTTTTTGAGCACCTGTCTATTTTTGAATATGTTTTAGAAATATTTTATTGGCAAAATACTCAAACAAAATTACATATTTACTTAGATTTTGAAAATAGTATTATCTTTGAAGAACATTTAAAAAATCAGCTCAATCAATTATTTAACAAAGATGCCCTGATTTTTGACCAGACAGATGACTCACCAGACATCATTGTTTCAGATCAATTGTATAAGACAGACCAGGCTAAGTATTTTTTTTACTATGCAAGTATACAATCTGAAACATTGTTAGAAGAATTATTAGCTTTTCTAACTAAAATTTATTTTGACAAAAGAAAAGATAATTTAGCAGCTAAAACAAAAAAAAGCACACTATTTATTTAA
- a CDS encoding EamA family transporter, which produces MYVVSFLLWMIIISKNDVSKIVPIGLGATNILIMFLSYFLLGESISMIQLIGVVTVIAGVILMNI; this is translated from the coding sequence TTGTATGTTGTCAGTTTTTTATTGTGGATGATTATCATATCAAAAAATGATGTGAGTAAAATTGTTCCTATCGGTTTAGGAGCGACTAATATTTTAATCATGTTCCTATCATACTTCCTATTAGGGGAGTCTATTTCAATGATTCAATTAATTGGCGTTGTGACAGTTATAGCTGGTGTTATTTTAATGAACATTTAA